In Paenibacillus phoenicis, one genomic interval encodes:
- the csaB gene encoding polysaccharide pyruvyl transferase CsaB translates to MVATTTKTIVLSGYYGFRNSGDEAVLQSILTALEEEGLTSGVDIKPVVLSIDPEWTSRTYGVEAVHRMKLGEVRKAIKSSDGLISGGGSLLQDATGIKSIPYYLGIIKLAQWLGKPTFVYAQGIGPVNRKLFRPLIASVFRRCDYISVRDAESASLLRDMGLRGKDAIQVVPDPVMGLTLREPADRSSEGHREEGESASELPVVGVSVRFWNPSRTDLTQLAEGLSLLCRRKPVHIRFLPFHFPGDDEASRFVMERLGNVAERGCTVSIAPEAEHPQDMLREVSQCSLLIGMRLHSLIYAASQNVPLLGVSYDPKIDHFLGRIGSVPVGTAEELDPRILAAEGERLLQEAGTWRKTHAAQIAELKREARVPARRIVEFLRK, encoded by the coding sequence ATGGTCGCCACGACTACTAAAACCATAGTTCTGTCGGGGTATTACGGGTTTCGCAACAGCGGGGATGAAGCGGTGCTTCAATCCATCCTGACCGCGTTGGAAGAAGAAGGACTTACCTCGGGCGTGGACATTAAGCCGGTTGTGCTGTCCATCGATCCGGAGTGGACAAGCCGCACGTATGGTGTGGAAGCTGTACACCGGATGAAACTCGGAGAGGTAAGGAAGGCTATAAAGAGCAGCGACGGATTGATCAGCGGAGGCGGCAGCTTGCTGCAGGATGCGACGGGGATCAAGTCAATCCCGTATTATCTGGGTATCATCAAGCTGGCGCAATGGCTCGGCAAGCCGACCTTCGTGTATGCTCAGGGCATCGGACCAGTGAACCGCAAGCTGTTCCGGCCTTTGATCGCTTCGGTGTTCCGGCGCTGCGACTATATTTCCGTGCGCGATGCGGAATCGGCCAGCCTGCTCCGGGACATGGGGCTGCGCGGTAAGGACGCCATCCAGGTCGTGCCCGACCCCGTGATGGGGCTGACGCTTCGGGAGCCTGCGGATCGCTCCTCGGAAGGGCACCGCGAGGAAGGCGAGTCCGCTTCCGAGCTGCCGGTCGTTGGCGTATCGGTTCGCTTCTGGAACCCATCGCGAACCGATCTCACGCAGCTGGCCGAGGGGCTCTCGCTGCTCTGCCGCCGCAAGCCGGTGCATATCCGCTTCCTGCCCTTCCATTTCCCTGGCGACGACGAAGCTTCACGTTTCGTGATGGAACGGCTGGGAAATGTGGCGGAACGCGGCTGCACCGTGAGCATCGCGCCAGAGGCGGAGCACCCGCAGGATATGCTGCGGGAGGTCAGCCAGTGCAGCCTGCTGATCGGCATGCGGCTGCACAGCTTGATCTACGCCGCCTCGCAGAACGTCCCGCTGCTCGGCGTCTCGTATGACCCGAAGATCGACCATTTCTTAGGTCGCATCGGAAGCGTCCCGGTCGGGACCGCGGAGGAGCTGGATCCGCGGATCTTGGCCGCGGAAGGGGAGCGCCTCCTGCAGGAAGCCGGGACGTGGCGCAAGACCCACGCCGCGCAAATCGCGGAACTGAAGCGGGAAGCAAGGGTGCCCGCGCGGCGGATCGTTGAATTTTTACGAAAGTGA
- a CDS encoding DUF5693 family protein — MIRSWQRWNNASRKLLWVLVIVGILASVPVIAQRVQTESSANKVEFVFNYRGLLDIASYQANPQAYMDEQLDRLKEAGVGTMAMFESTLDELVKARRIMVFSSLEVAKLNGAVVTNSGNYTYLAFTSAENEAQLKPMIEAAFRKLDVPVANWQYQDHGGLAIGMGMEEAMMKPMPLDPIAFYMLREKGFTILPRLSDNIPYDQEEMDQLLAFFAENGVNRILFDGEAVKGFNEDQTKHSLQGFADLLKKYNIGIAAIENLKAPQKGFNKLAYLIDYNVVRLHSLSDAEASQDKMTLADRFVLATKDRNIRMVYLNASASKDVAKASITNPIDNLIGSLQAPGNAMKRIENNGFELGQAEAFTIHDASWQRYLKALVVLGGVAFVALLISCFLPSLTLAAFVLGLVGSAGLYVLKPVLLEQALALFVAISAPTIAMVLAIRKVQELQEKHPNLSGGRRLTHTIVLYIKTSLLSLFAVPFVIALLNNITYSLVLNQFRGVSLLHLAPILLIAVYVFLYRGNSVWEELRKWLSMRITVLWVVVAAVLGVAALYYLSRTGNSGTLLPGEAAFRSFLENTFGVRPRNKEFLLAHPLFIVGLFAAFRYRWAMFAMIIAVMGQLSMVDTFAHIHTPAVLSLIRDVLGLGLGLVIGLIAVLVWQIIERCWDKWSPRLLKP, encoded by the coding sequence GTGATTCGAAGTTGGCAGCGGTGGAATAACGCTTCCCGAAAATTGTTGTGGGTTTTGGTGATTGTCGGAATCCTGGCTTCTGTGCCGGTGATCGCGCAGCGGGTTCAAACGGAATCCTCCGCAAACAAAGTGGAGTTCGTCTTTAATTATCGAGGATTGTTGGATATCGCATCGTATCAGGCGAATCCCCAGGCGTATATGGATGAGCAGCTGGACCGTCTGAAAGAAGCTGGCGTGGGCACCATGGCGATGTTTGAAAGCACGCTGGACGAATTGGTAAAAGCGCGCCGGATTATGGTATTTAGTTCGCTGGAAGTTGCGAAGCTGAACGGTGCCGTCGTGACGAATAGCGGCAATTACACCTACCTGGCGTTTACAAGTGCGGAGAACGAAGCGCAGTTGAAGCCGATGATCGAAGCGGCATTCCGCAAGCTGGACGTGCCGGTGGCAAACTGGCAGTATCAAGATCATGGCGGGCTCGCTATCGGTATGGGCATGGAAGAAGCGATGATGAAGCCGATGCCGCTAGATCCGATTGCGTTTTACATGCTGCGGGAGAAAGGCTTTACGATTTTGCCGCGGCTTTCGGACAATATCCCTTATGATCAGGAAGAGATGGATCAACTGCTGGCCTTTTTCGCTGAAAACGGGGTAAATCGCATTCTGTTCGACGGCGAAGCGGTGAAAGGCTTTAACGAGGATCAGACGAAGCATAGTTTGCAGGGCTTTGCGGATTTGCTGAAAAAATACAACATCGGCATCGCGGCCATCGAAAATTTGAAGGCTCCGCAAAAAGGCTTTAACAAACTGGCTTACCTGATCGATTATAACGTGGTGCGCCTGCATTCCTTGTCGGATGCGGAGGCTTCCCAGGATAAGATGACGCTGGCCGACCGGTTCGTTCTGGCGACCAAAGACCGGAACATCCGGATGGTTTATCTCAACGCTTCTGCTTCCAAGGACGTGGCGAAAGCGTCGATTACGAATCCCATCGATAATCTGATTGGTTCGCTGCAAGCTCCGGGGAATGCAATGAAGCGGATCGAAAACAACGGATTTGAGCTGGGACAAGCTGAGGCTTTCACGATTCACGACGCTAGCTGGCAGAGATACCTGAAAGCGCTGGTTGTCCTTGGAGGCGTAGCGTTTGTAGCGTTGCTGATTTCCTGCTTCCTGCCGTCGCTTACACTGGCAGCTTTTGTGCTCGGCCTGGTAGGTTCGGCTGGACTGTACGTGCTGAAGCCGGTCTTGCTTGAGCAAGCCTTGGCTCTGTTCGTAGCCATCAGCGCGCCGACAATTGCGATGGTATTGGCGATCCGCAAGGTGCAGGAGCTTCAAGAGAAGCATCCGAATCTCTCGGGCGGACGGCGGCTGACCCATACGATTGTGTTGTATATCAAAACATCGTTGCTGTCCCTATTCGCTGTACCGTTCGTGATCGCGCTCTTGAACAACATTACGTACAGCCTGGTGCTGAATCAATTCCGTGGCGTCAGCCTGCTGCATTTGGCGCCAATCCTGCTGATCGCCGTATATGTCTTCTTATATCGGGGGAACTCGGTTTGGGAGGAATTGCGCAAATGGCTTAGCATGCGGATTACGGTGCTTTGGGTAGTCGTTGCTGCTGTACTTGGAGTGGCGGCGCTGTACTACCTGTCCCGTACTGGGAATTCTGGAACGTTGCTTCCGGGTGAAGCGGCCTTCCGTTCTTTCCTGGAGAACACATTTGGTGTTCGGCCGCGGAACAAAGAATTTTTGCTGGCGCATCCGCTCTTTATCGTTGGTCTGTTTGCCGCGTTTCGCTATCGCTGGGCGATGTTCGCGATGATTATCGCGGTGATGGGCCAATTGTCGATGGTCGACACGTTCGCACATATTCACACGCCGGCCGTGCTTTCGTTGATCCGCGATGTTCTGGGTCTCGGACTTGGTCTTGTGATTGGTTTGATTGCCGTTCTGGTTTGGCAAATCATTGAAAGGTGCTGGGATAAATGGTCGCCACGACTACTAAAACCATAG
- a CDS encoding phospho-sugar mutase encodes MTEISNAVREKLASWLQDPTIDEATKQELRDLENNPAELEDRFYRDLEFGTGGLRGVIGAGSNRMNRYTVARASQGFAEYILEAHAGQAGAPSVVIAHDCRHFSPEFALEAALVLAGNGIVAKLFPSLRPTPQLSYSVRAQKATGGIVITASHNPPEYNGYKVYNSTGGQLVPHEAEQVIARIQKVASFAQVKRLSREEAEAKGLLVWLGADEDEAFADTVANTSVNRELMTSGAAKDLVVVFTPLHGTGNLPVRRALEKLGFTQVHIVKEQEMPDGDFPTVKSPNPEEREAFTMAIELGKQVGADILIGTDPDADRMGAVVRTRDGEYEILTGNQSGSLLVHYVLSQMKERGKLPNNGAVVKTIVTSEFGAAIARHYGAVVFNTLTGFKYIGEKMNEFEASGEYTYLFGYEESYGYLAGNYARDKDAVVASMLICEAAAYYKRQGKTLIDVLEELYQQFGYYRETLASRTLKGKDGLAQIGALMEAFRSNPPQEVGGVRVSEVLDYSHGLDGLPKENVLKFLLDDGSWFCLRPSGTEPKIKFYFGVCGTSAEDAKSRLNRIQEDVLARVDQ; translated from the coding sequence ATGACTGAAATCAGTAATGCCGTCCGTGAGAAGCTGGCGAGCTGGCTGCAGGACCCAACGATTGATGAAGCAACCAAACAGGAATTGCGTGATTTGGAAAATAACCCAGCCGAACTCGAGGACCGTTTCTATCGTGACCTGGAGTTTGGGACAGGCGGGTTGCGCGGTGTGATCGGCGCGGGGAGCAACCGCATGAACCGTTATACGGTAGCCCGTGCTTCGCAAGGGTTTGCCGAATATATTCTGGAAGCGCATGCGGGCCAAGCCGGGGCACCTTCGGTCGTCATTGCGCATGATTGCCGTCACTTCTCGCCGGAGTTTGCGCTGGAAGCTGCTTTGGTGCTGGCCGGCAACGGCATCGTGGCCAAGCTGTTCCCATCGTTGCGCCCAACGCCGCAGCTCTCCTACTCTGTACGCGCTCAGAAGGCCACCGGGGGTATCGTCATCACAGCAAGTCATAACCCGCCGGAGTACAACGGCTATAAAGTATATAACTCGACGGGCGGCCAGCTCGTTCCGCATGAAGCGGAGCAGGTTATTGCTCGCATTCAGAAGGTCGCTTCCTTCGCCCAAGTCAAACGGTTAAGCCGCGAAGAAGCAGAAGCGAAGGGATTGCTCGTATGGCTGGGCGCCGACGAGGATGAAGCCTTTGCGGATACAGTGGCGAACACCAGTGTCAATCGCGAGCTCATGACTTCCGGAGCAGCTAAAGATCTGGTGGTTGTCTTTACGCCGCTGCATGGGACAGGGAACCTTCCGGTTCGCCGTGCTTTGGAGAAGCTTGGTTTTACCCAAGTGCATATTGTGAAGGAACAGGAAATGCCGGATGGTGATTTTCCAACGGTGAAGTCCCCGAACCCAGAAGAACGGGAAGCGTTCACGATGGCTATCGAGCTCGGCAAGCAAGTGGGCGCGGATATCTTGATCGGTACAGACCCTGATGCTGACCGAATGGGGGCCGTTGTGCGCACGCGGGACGGCGAATATGAAATTCTTACCGGTAACCAATCGGGCTCCTTGCTCGTTCATTATGTATTGAGTCAAATGAAGGAAAGAGGAAAGCTTCCGAACAACGGCGCGGTTGTCAAGACGATTGTAACCAGCGAATTTGGCGCTGCGATTGCCCGCCACTATGGGGCTGTGGTGTTTAACACGCTGACCGGCTTCAAATATATCGGTGAGAAGATGAACGAATTTGAAGCTTCCGGCGAGTATACTTATTTGTTCGGTTATGAGGAAAGCTACGGATATCTGGCAGGCAACTATGCGCGCGATAAGGATGCCGTCGTAGCCTCGATGTTGATCTGCGAAGCGGCAGCGTATTACAAACGCCAAGGAAAGACCTTGATCGACGTGTTGGAGGAGCTGTACCAACAGTTCGGCTATTACCGCGAAACGTTAGCTTCCCGTACGTTAAAAGGCAAGGACGGCCTGGCCCAAATCGGGGCGTTGATGGAAGCCTTCCGCAGCAACCCGCCGCAGGAAGTTGGGGGCGTGCGTGTATCCGAAGTACTCGATTACTCGCATGGCCTGGACGGATTGCCGAAGGAGAACGTGCTGAAGTTTTTGCTGGATGACGGTTCGTGGTTCTGTCTGCGCCCTTCGGGTACGGAACCGAAGATCAAATTCTATTTTGGCGTTTGCGGCACATCTGCGGAAGATGCCAAGTCGCGTCTGAACCGGATTCAAGAAGACGTTCTTGCCCGCGTCGATCAATAA
- the fabZ gene encoding 3-hydroxyacyl-ACP dehydratase FabZ has translation MLNTNQIQEILPHRPPFLLVDRIIELEEGKRAVGIKNVTMNEPFFTGHFPGYPVMPGVLITEALAQVGAVAILNVEENRGKIGFLAGLDGFRFRGQVVPGDTLRLEVEVTRMKGSIGKGHAIAKVDDKIVAEGDIMFALS, from the coding sequence ATGTTGAACACGAACCAAATTCAGGAAATCCTGCCGCACCGTCCTCCGTTTTTGCTGGTGGACCGCATTATTGAGCTGGAAGAAGGCAAACGCGCCGTCGGGATCAAGAACGTCACGATGAATGAGCCGTTCTTTACCGGGCATTTTCCGGGATACCCTGTAATGCCTGGCGTACTGATTACGGAAGCGCTCGCGCAGGTCGGCGCCGTTGCGATCCTTAACGTCGAGGAGAACCGCGGGAAGATCGGCTTCTTGGCTGGACTGGATGGATTCCGCTTCCGCGGGCAAGTGGTCCCGGGAGATACGCTGCGCTTGGAGGTCGAAGTGACCCGGATGAAGGGCTCCATCGGTAAAGGCCATGCCATTGCGAAAGTGGACGATAAAATTGTTGCCGAGGGAGACATCATGTTCGCCTTGTCTTAA
- a CDS encoding DNA-directed RNA polymerase subunit beta, whose protein sequence is MSEDSQPVSKRPAWIVILKIVLVLLVLVAALAAGMVVGYVVFGKQDMSDIWNWATWKHVLDLVFAP, encoded by the coding sequence ATGAGTGAAGACAGTCAACCGGTGAGCAAACGGCCGGCCTGGATCGTCATCCTGAAGATCGTGCTTGTGTTGCTCGTTCTTGTCGCAGCTCTGGCGGCAGGTATGGTCGTAGGGTATGTCGTGTTCGGCAAACAGGATATGTCCGATATTTGGAACTGGGCAACTTGGAAGCATGTACTTGATCTGGTCTTTGCTCCATAA
- a CDS encoding flagellar hook-basal body protein encodes MNNTVISAMVSMSGIQQRLDLLADNIANANTVGYKRKEANFEDTLTRVQNQTSDLNLPGRATPSGFTLGFGSRMSQVTVNYAQGSIQATGNLTDLAIQGNAMFSVLTPEGVVAYTRGGDFHIQPDPDDAESAFLVNQLGYVVLNAEGEPITFPSDAKLSIDAEGNILATNGEGTTEVGRIALLTAERPDALVQKDGNLFVLAAGLDPAEAMVDNLSLPQEQRASLRQGALEASNVDLTEAMAEMLQVQRAYQLTARALTSGETMMGLANNLRG; translated from the coding sequence ATGAATAACACCGTCATCAGCGCGATGGTATCGATGAGCGGCATTCAACAGCGTTTGGACTTGCTGGCCGATAATATCGCCAATGCGAACACAGTAGGGTATAAACGAAAAGAAGCCAACTTTGAAGACACGCTGACCCGGGTGCAGAACCAGACTTCCGATCTGAATCTGCCGGGCCGGGCTACACCGTCTGGATTCACCCTTGGTTTTGGCTCCAGAATGTCGCAGGTCACCGTCAATTATGCTCAGGGCTCGATTCAAGCGACCGGCAATTTGACGGATTTGGCCATTCAAGGCAATGCGATGTTTAGTGTGTTGACGCCGGAAGGTGTCGTTGCCTATACCCGGGGCGGGGATTTTCACATTCAACCGGATCCGGATGATGCCGAGTCAGCCTTCTTGGTGAATCAACTAGGGTATGTGGTCTTAAACGCTGAAGGTGAACCGATCACGTTCCCGTCCGATGCCAAGCTTAGCATTGACGCTGAAGGGAATATCCTGGCAACCAATGGGGAAGGCACAACGGAAGTGGGACGAATCGCGTTGTTGACGGCGGAGCGGCCGGATGCACTCGTTCAGAAGGACGGGAACCTCTTTGTTCTAGCAGCGGGTCTTGACCCTGCCGAAGCGATGGTGGATAACTTGTCGCTCCCGCAGGAACAGCGGGCCAGCCTGCGCCAAGGGGCGCTGGAAGCCTCTAACGTAGATTTAACGGAAGCGATGGCGGAAATGCTCCAGGTGCAGCGCGCCTACCAATTGACAGCTCGTGCGCTAACCTCGGGTGAAACGATGATGGGTCTAGCCAACAACTTGCGCGGATAG
- a CDS encoding flagellar hook-basal body protein: MLRGLYTAASGMIAEQRRHDTVTQNIANLNTPGYKSVNTVARSFPEMLISLMGDKQSGNNKQIGKLVTGVFAEESLPAFTQGDLKETGKNTDFALISQLSLNDPATGEPYAFDASGKFVTEDGEVIYQPQAFFAVADNEGNVRYTRDGSFTVNAAGELRTSTGYRVLDADGNPIILNAGLSVDTLSSDEAGNLTAVDNTGALVNLGALGITVVEQPYQLVREGNGVFRVADEEAAGVRELVAGADGAVVRQGYLEVSNVDTAQSMVDLLAAQRAYESNQKIIQYYDRSLDKAVNEIGKVQ; the protein is encoded by the coding sequence ATGCTAAGAGGTCTCTATACCGCAGCATCCGGTATGATCGCCGAGCAACGGCGGCATGATACAGTTACGCAGAATATCGCCAATCTCAACACACCGGGCTACAAGTCGGTGAATACCGTAGCGCGCTCTTTTCCCGAAATGCTGATTTCCTTGATGGGGGACAAGCAGTCCGGGAACAACAAGCAAATCGGGAAGCTGGTAACCGGGGTGTTTGCGGAAGAGAGCTTGCCGGCGTTTACGCAAGGGGATTTGAAGGAAACCGGAAAGAATACCGATTTTGCCTTGATCTCGCAGCTTAGCTTGAATGACCCGGCAACGGGTGAGCCTTATGCGTTTGACGCTTCCGGTAAATTCGTCACAGAGGACGGCGAAGTGATTTATCAGCCGCAGGCCTTTTTCGCCGTTGCGGATAACGAGGGGAATGTACGATATACCCGGGACGGCAGCTTCACGGTGAATGCGGCGGGAGAGCTGAGAACGTCCACCGGTTATCGGGTGCTGGACGCTGACGGCAATCCGATCATCCTGAATGCAGGCTTGTCCGTGGACACGTTGTCCAGCGATGAAGCCGGAAATTTAACGGCAGTGGATAATACCGGTGCCCTGGTGAATCTGGGTGCCTTGGGAATTACAGTGGTAGAACAGCCTTACCAGCTTGTCCGTGAAGGCAACGGCGTCTTCCGGGTTGCGGATGAAGAGGCGGCGGGAGTACGTGAGCTGGTGGCTGGAGCGGATGGGGCTGTGGTACGCCAAGGCTATCTTGAGGTATCCAATGTCGATACCGCCCAATCCATGGTGGATTTGCTGGCTGCGCAACGAGCTTATGAATCCAACCAAAAAATCATTCAATATTATGATAGAAGCTTGGATAAAGCGGTTAATGAAATTGGCAAAGTACAATGA